The Lacticaseibacillus rhamnosus DNA window TGGCTGCTAACATCATGTCTTTGCCGCCAGCTGCATGGACTGTTGTCAACGCGACCCCTAACCGCCCTAACTGCCACGCCGCCTTTTCAACGGTATTGGGAATGTCGTGTAGTTTTAAGTCTAAAAAGATGTCGACAGGGTGAGCGGCTTGAATCGCTTTGATAACGGCTGGCCCTTCCGCATAGAAAAGTTCCATGCCGATTTTGACAAATAATCGTTCGGTTTGAGGAAAAGCCTTTAAAAAATCTAGCGTGGTAGCCTGATCTTTGAAGTCGAGTGCAATGATGGGTGTCATACCGCCTGTCCTTCCTGAATACGTGCAAATTCTGCGGCAATTTTGGGGATTGCCTGTTCTTGGTAATAATTAGCTGAACCGATGGCGACTGCCTTGGCACCGGCTGCCAGCATCTCGGCGACGTCATGACCGGAACTGACGCCACCCATCCCGATAATCGGAATGTGAACCGTGTGCGCGACTTGATAAACCATATGCAACGCCATCGGGAACAGCGCCGGTCCGGAAACGCCACCGGTTACATTGGTCAAAATCGGTTCGCCAGTTTGGATATCTAAGCGCATGCCGACAAAGGTATTGATCAAAGAAATCCCATCTGCACCTGCTGCTTCAACAGCTTTGGCAATCGTAGTAATATCCGTTACATTCGGCGTCAATTTAACAAAGATAGGAACGGAACTAGCTTCCTTGACTGCTTTTGTTACCGCAGCGGCCACGGAGGGATCGGTTCCAAACGCCATGCCGCCTTGGTCGACATTCGGGCACGAGATGTTGACTTCTAGCGCTTTTACATTTGGGGCGGCGCTTAACTTTTTGGCTACTGCTGTATATTCAGCAACATCGGCGCCCGCAATGCTAGCGATAATCGGTAAGTCTGGGTAATGGGACGCGAGCCACGGCAGCTTTTCGTGTAACACGACCTCTGCTCCGGGGTTTTTTAGCCCAACCGCATTCAGCGTACTGCTTGGCCCGTCAGCATAAATCTTGCCTTGATTGCCGATTCGGGGCATTAAAGTCGTTGATTTGGTAACCAAAGCACCTAATAGATTGAGATCATATTGTTTGGCGTAACCTTCGCCAAACCCAAATGTCCCGCTGGCGGGCATAAAGGGGTTCTTCATCGTCAAACCCGGTAACTGGATGGCCATGTGCGCTTCCTCCTCCGCTAACCTGCGTATCCTTTTTTGGATCAGCTGATACTAACTGCGAATCGGTGTCATTGAGAAGGCACGCGATTCCAATACTTTCAAAATGGCATCGGCCGTGTCAAGGCTCGTCATTAACGGCACGCCATGCTCAATCGCGGTTTCCCGAATGCGGAATCCATCGCTTGACGCCTTTTTATCTGCCGTCATAGTGTTAATGACCAGTTGAATCTTGCGGTCGGCAATGTCTTCGAGAATCGTTTCTTTACCACTGTCAAGCTTTTCAATCGTCGCGACCGTAATCCCGGCGGCTTCAAACGCCTTTGCTGTGCCGCTGGTAGCAACTAACTGGTAGCCTACTTCACGGAAGCGCTTAGCCAGCTCGGTAGCTTCAACTTTATCGGCATCCTTAACCGTGATTAAAGCGCGGCCAAATTGTGGCAAGTGCATACCTGCTGCTTCGAACGCCTTGTATAAAGCTTTTGCCAGCGTTGTATCGCTGCCCATGACTTCTCCGGTGGATTTCATTTCCGGTCCAAGCAGACTGTCAACGTGATTGAGTTTGGAGAAACTGAAGACCGGCGCTTTGACGTGGATACCAGCTTGATTAGGCAGCAGACCAGTCGTAAAGCCTTGTTCCTTCAAACTTAAACCGAGGATGGCCAAGGTTGCGACTTGAGCCAGTTTAACGTTTGTGACCTTGCTCAAAAATGGAACAGTCCGACTTGCCCGCGGGTTGACTTCAATGACATAAGCCTTGCCTTGATGAATGATGAATTGCACGTTCATCAAGCCGATGCAGTTTAAAGCGCGCGACAGTTTGATGGTTGCATCGGTAATCTGGTCAATAATATCCTGACTAAATGTTTGCGGTGGATAAACGGCCATCGAATCACCGCTATGAATGCCGGCGCGCTCAATGTGCTCCATGATGCCAGGCAGTACCACGGTTTCACCGTCGGAAATGCAATCGACTTCGCATTCTTTGCCGACTAAATAGTGGTCAATCAAAACTGGATGGTCGTGCGAAACCGATACCGCGCGATCAATGTAACTCGCTAATTCGTCAGCATCGTGAACGATTTCCATTGCCCGGCCGCCTAAAACATAACTTGGGCGAACCAAAACGGGATAACCAATTTTATCGGCGACTGCTAAAGCGCCATCTTTGTCAGTAGCCGTACCGCCTTCTGGTTGCGGTAACTTAAGTTCTTTAATGACTTGATCAAACAAGTCCCGATCCTCGGCCCGGTTGAGGTCGGCTACCGAGGTTCCCAGAATCTTAATGCCCCGTTTTGCAAGCGGTTCGGCTAAATTAATCGCAGTTTGGCCGCCAAATTGAACGATAACCCCTTTTGGTTGCTCCAGGTCAATGACATTCAGGACATCTTCAAGCGTCAACGGTTCAAAATACAGTTTATCCGCAATTGAAAAGTCGGTTGAGACGGTTTCGGGGTTACTGTTCATAATGATCGCTTCATACCCGGCTTTTTGGATCGCCTTAACACTATGAACCGTGGCATAATCGAATTCCACCCCTTGGCCAATTCGGATGGGGCCGGAACCGATTACCAGAATACTTGGTTTATCACTCTTGGTGCTTTCCGTGCTGCTTTCATAGGTGCTGTAGTAGTATGGGGTGTCGCTGGCAAACTCGCCGGCACAGGTATCGACCATTTTATAAACCGGTAAAATATGCTGTTCCTTACGCATCTGGCGAATTTGGTCGGCGTGCAATCCCCAGAGTTTGGCAATTTCTTCGTCCGCAAACCCATACCGTTTTACTTCAGCTAGTAATGATAAATCAGCTTTGTGGGCGGCTAATTCCCGTTCCAATTCAACAATATGCTTGATCTTGTCGAGGAAAAACGGATTCATTTTGGATAATTCCGCAACTTCATCAATCGTGTAATCACGACGGAAGGCTTCGGCTAGATAAAAGAGGCGTTCATCGTTGGCCTGAATAATGTGTTTGCTTAGCTCATCATCACTTAGCTTAGAAAATTCAGGGCGCCGCGGGTGAATCAAACCGACTTCAAGCGAACGCACCGCTTTTAGTAAGCTTTCTTCAAGTGTGCGGCCAATTGCCATCACTTCGCCGGTTGCCTTCATTTGGGTGCCGAGGGTTCGATCACCATTTTCAAACTTGTCAAATGGGAACCGGGGTAATTTGGTGACCACATAGTCCAGTGCCGGCTCAAATTCGGCCCAGGTTTTCTTGGTGACTGGGTTCTTAATTTCGTCAAGGTTTAAGCCAACTGCGATTTTAGCGGCCATTTTAGCGATCGGATAACCGGTTGCTTTAGAAGCCAAAGCACTTGAGCGGGATACCCGAGGATTGACTTCGATGACGTAATATTTGAAGCTGTTGCGGTCGAGTGCGAATTGGACATTGCAGCCGCCTTCGATCTTCAAGGCCCGGATGATCTTGAGTGCCGAGTCACGTAACATCTGGACTTCTTTATCCGTTAAGGTTTGAGTTGGCGCAAAGACCATCGAATCACCGGTGTGCACCCCGACTGGATCGAAGTTTTCCATGTTGCAGACAACGATTGCGGAGTCGGAAGCATCGCGCATCACTTCAAATTCAATTTCTTTGTAACCGGCAATGGAGCGTTCGATCAAGACTTGGGTGACCGGGCTGAGGTTCAGGCCGTTTTCAGCAATTTCGGCTAATTCTTTTTCGTTGTCAGCGATACCGCCGCCAGTGCCGCCCATGGTGAACGCTGGTCGAATGATAACCGGGAACCCGATTTTGTCGGCAAATTCCTGCGCTTCTTGAACATTGTTTGCAATGGCTGATTCCGGCACCGGTTCGTGCAATTTTTGCATCAAATTTTTGAACAGTTCACGATCTTCGGCTTGGTCAATCGCGCTTAATTTGGTACCTAGCAATTCGATCCCAAGTTCGTCTAAAATGCCGGTATTGCTGAGCTTCATTGCAAGATTTAACCCGATTTGGCCGCCGATGGTTGGTAAAATGGCATCTGGCAACTCTTTGCGCAAAATCTGACTGACAAATTCGACAGTTAACGGTTCAATATAGACGCGATCAGCAATTTCGGTATCGGTCATAATCGTGGCCGGATTGGAGTTTACCAAAACAACTTCATAGCCTTCTTCACGTAATGCGAGACAGGCTTGCGTCCCTGAGTAATCAAATTCTGCGGCTTGACCGATGATAATTGGGCCAGAGCCGATCACTAAGATTTTATGAATATCTTGACGTTTTGGCATGATTATCCTTTCTGCGTACGATCTGAGAATGCATCCATCATTTCCATAAATTCATCAAAAAGATGGTCGGCGTCGTGTGGACCTGGCGCAGCATCCGGATGGAATTGGACGGTGAAAGCCGGATACAGGCGATGCCGCAACCCTTCTACCGTGCCATCGTTAATTTCCACGTGGGTGACCAGCAAGGTGTCCGGGTCAATGCTGTCAGGATCAACGGCGTAACCGTGGTTTTGACTGGTGAAATCAATGCGGCCGGTCGCAATTTCACGAACCGGATGATTGAACCCGCGGTGGCCGTATTTCATTTTGAAGGTGTCGGCGCCGTTTGCCAGTGCAAATAACTGGTGGCCAAGACAAATCCCGAATAGTGGAATCTTACCTTCAATGCCGCGAATCATATCCAATGCTTCCGGCACATCTTTCGGATCCCCAGGGCCATTGGTTAACATGACGCCATCCGGTGCTAATTCTAGAATGGTAGCCGCAGTGGTTGTGGACGGCAACACGGTCACGTTACATTGACGTTTAGCCAGTTCCCGTAAAATGCTATGTTTGAGGCCAAAATCAATGACCACCACATTGCGGCCAGTACCCGGTGCCGGATAAGCCTGCTGAGTCGAGACTTGTTGTACTTGATTCTTTGGCAGTACCAATGCTTTGAGCTGGTCAAAGGCATGTTCGTCGGCGGCATCCACAATACTGGCTTTCATGGCACCGACTTCCCGGATTTTTTTGGTCAGCGCCCGGGTGTCAACGCCGCTGATACCGGGAATATGTTTGCGCTTGAGAAATTCATCCAGCGTCATCTGACTACGCCAATTACCGGTGACCCTCGCAACGTCTCTAACCACAATCCCCTTTGCAGTCGGATCAATGCTTTCGTAATCATCACGGTTAATACCGACATTGCCGATGAGCGGTTGCGTGAATGTAATGATTTGGCCATTGTAACTTTGATCCGTAATGGTTTCTTGGTAGCCGCTCATGCCGGTGTTAAAAACAATTTCACCAGTCGTGACCGTTTCCGCACCAAAGCCGACGCCAGGAAAAACACTGCCGTCTTCCAGAATTAAATAGCGCTTCATGCTTGTCCTCCCTTTTGATAGGCGATTTGGCCGTGACTAATGGTATATAACGCCTGGCCTTGCACCTCTTCACCGATAAATGGTGAATTTTTACCTTTTGAAAACCAATCGGCGGGATCGATTTTATAAGAAGTTTCCAGATCCAAAATGGTTAAATCAGCGGGCCCACCAACTGTGATGTGACCACCTGGCAGTCCGAATTTGGCTGCCGGAATCGTGCTCATTTTGGCAATCAGTTGTTGGAGCGTGAACATTTTGGATTTAACGAACTTGGTGTACAGCAGTGGAAAGGCCGTTTCCGAACCGACGATCCCGAATGCGGCGGTTTTAAACGATCCCGTCTTTTCTTCAGCCGTGTGGGGTGCGTGATCCGTGGCAATCATGTCTAGTGTGCCGTCTTGCAAGCCTTCCAGTAATGCCAAATGATCAGCCCGTGAACGTAACGGTGGATTCATTTTAAACATGGGGTTATCGCCGGGGATGTTATTTTCATCAAGTAACAAATGATGCGGTGAGACTTCAGCGGTAACGTTGACGCCGCGTTTCTTGGCTTCGCGAATCAAGGCCACACTTTGGCGGGTTGAGATATGACAGGCGTGGTAATGAACGCCTGTGGCAGCTGCCAGGTCTAAGTCCCGAGCTAATTGACTGCTTTCGGTTTGGTTAATGATGCCAGGCAGGTTCAGTTTTTTGGCAACCGGACCGGCGTTGATCACGCCACCGTGCATGAGGCTTGCGTCTTCAATGTGAGCCACAATCGGCGCGTTTAACTTGGCTGCCTGTAGCATGGCTCGATACATGGTGTCAGCATCTTGAACCCCGACACCGTCATTGGAAAAACCAAGTGCACCGGCTGCTTGTAAGGCGGGCATGTCAACCACTTGATCCGAGTGCAGGTTTCGTGTAATGGGGGCAAACTGGCGAACGGTGATTTTGGCATCGCTACGATTCTTGGCCAGTAACGGCTTCAAAGTGGCGACTGTATCCGGCACCGGGTTTAAATTACTCATGGCGACAACGGTTGTAAACCCACC harbors:
- a CDS encoding carbamoyl phosphate synthase small subunit translates to MKRYLILEDGSVFPGVGFGAETVTTGEIVFNTGMSGYQETITDQSYNGQIITFTQPLIGNVGINRDDYESIDPTAKGIVVRDVARVTGNWRSQMTLDEFLKRKHIPGISGVDTRALTKKIREVGAMKASIVDAADEHAFDQLKALVLPKNQVQQVSTQQAYPAPGTGRNVVVIDFGLKHSILRELAKRQCNVTVLPSTTTAATILELAPDGVMLTNGPGDPKDVPEALDMIRGIEGKIPLFGICLGHQLFALANGADTFKMKYGHRGFNHPVREIATGRIDFTSQNHGYAVDPDSIDPDTLLVTHVEINDGTVEGLRHRLYPAFTVQFHPDAAPGPHDADHLFDEFMEMMDAFSDRTQKG
- a CDS encoding dihydroorotate dehydrogenase, encoding MAIQLPGLTMKNPFMPASGTFGFGEGYAKQYDLNLLGALVTKSTTLMPRIGNQGKIYADGPSSTLNAVGLKNPGAEVVLHEKLPWLASHYPDLPIIASIAGADVAEYTAVAKKLSAAPNVKALEVNISCPNVDQGGMAFGTDPSVAAAVTKAVKEASSVPIFVKLTPNVTDITTIAKAVEAAGADGISLINTFVGMRLDIQTGEPILTNVTGGVSGPALFPMALHMVYQVAHTVHIPIIGMGGVSSGHDVAEMLAAGAKAVAIGSANYYQEQAIPKIAAEFARIQEGQAV
- the carB gene encoding carbamoyl-phosphate synthase large subunit → MPKRQDIHKILVIGSGPIIIGQAAEFDYSGTQACLALREEGYEVVLVNSNPATIMTDTEIADRVYIEPLTVEFVSQILRKELPDAILPTIGGQIGLNLAMKLSNTGILDELGIELLGTKLSAIDQAEDRELFKNLMQKLHEPVPESAIANNVQEAQEFADKIGFPVIIRPAFTMGGTGGGIADNEKELAEIAENGLNLSPVTQVLIERSIAGYKEIEFEVMRDASDSAIVVCNMENFDPVGVHTGDSMVFAPTQTLTDKEVQMLRDSALKIIRALKIEGGCNVQFALDRNSFKYYVIEVNPRVSRSSALASKATGYPIAKMAAKIAVGLNLDEIKNPVTKKTWAEFEPALDYVVTKLPRFPFDKFENGDRTLGTQMKATGEVMAIGRTLEESLLKAVRSLEVGLIHPRRPEFSKLSDDELSKHIIQANDERLFYLAEAFRRDYTIDEVAELSKMNPFFLDKIKHIVELERELAAHKADLSLLAEVKRYGFADEEIAKLWGLHADQIRQMRKEQHILPVYKMVDTCAGEFASDTPYYYSTYESSTESTKSDKPSILVIGSGPIRIGQGVEFDYATVHSVKAIQKAGYEAIIMNSNPETVSTDFSIADKLYFEPLTLEDVLNVIDLEQPKGVIVQFGGQTAINLAEPLAKRGIKILGTSVADLNRAEDRDLFDQVIKELKLPQPEGGTATDKDGALAVADKIGYPVLVRPSYVLGGRAMEIVHDADELASYIDRAVSVSHDHPVLIDHYLVGKECEVDCISDGETVVLPGIMEHIERAGIHSGDSMAVYPPQTFSQDIIDQITDATIKLSRALNCIGLMNVQFIIHQGKAYVIEVNPRASRTVPFLSKVTNVKLAQVATLAILGLSLKEQGFTTGLLPNQAGIHVKAPVFSFSKLNHVDSLLGPEMKSTGEVMGSDTTLAKALYKAFEAAGMHLPQFGRALITVKDADKVEATELAKRFREVGYQLVATSGTAKAFEAAGITVATIEKLDSGKETILEDIADRKIQLVINTMTADKKASSDGFRIRETAIEHGVPLMTSLDTADAILKVLESRAFSMTPIRS
- a CDS encoding dihydroorotase: MLIKNAHIVSDTEYTADIQITGEQITAIGQQLTARADETVIDATGATVVPGLIDVHVHFREPGFTAKETIKTGAQAAAHGGFTTVVAMSNLNPVPDTVATLKPLLAKNRSDAKITVRQFAPITRNLHSDQVVDMPALQAAGALGFSNDGVGVQDADTMYRAMLQAAKLNAPIVAHIEDASLMHGGVINAGPVAKKLNLPGIINQTESSQLARDLDLAAATGVHYHACHISTRQSVALIREAKKRGVNVTAEVSPHHLLLDENNIPGDNPMFKMNPPLRSRADHLALLEGLQDGTLDMIATDHAPHTAEEKTGSFKTAAFGIVGSETAFPLLYTKFVKSKMFTLQQLIAKMSTIPAAKFGLPGGHITVGGPADLTILDLETSYKIDPADWFSKGKNSPFIGEEVQGQALYTISHGQIAYQKGGQA